Proteins encoded by one window of Sulfuricurvum sp. IAE1:
- a CDS encoding ArsS family sensor histidine kinase has protein sequence MGQSIFFRITLFFVVVMLGAGIGFYALDVQLRKEHESRLHTEAHVMLGILRQSIVYPRAQRIAFLHEKGYRVLVPEDVLIQSLEPAFAGIPDDYPVEIKDSMREGIIRVLKDSDHLYIHLLRASPPMVVAKPGAAHRSSWPDVVFATVLGALLVLYFAIVRTLFPLTRLIRSIRNYGLNGQYQSIASKSRDEIGLISTALDTAMRKNRSLIEARQLFLRNIMHELKTPITVGKLALPFLKKGEEKSILERAFVRMEQLIQEVVRVEQITSGELRPDLRSCDPSQISEQACALLFLREEQRVETCFDGTLITADCDAFVSVFKNLIDNGLKYSPDHAMRIEQEGDVLIFSNVGDVWESNRTLASLSEPFFHSRSHSESFGLGLYIVKSILDAHGFEMNHRYRDGRHRFEVHCHHPQTSG, from the coding sequence GTGGGACAGAGTATTTTTTTCCGGATCACCCTCTTTTTCGTCGTCGTCATGCTCGGCGCCGGGATCGGATTTTACGCCCTCGACGTTCAGCTTCGCAAAGAACATGAATCGCGTTTGCACACGGAAGCACACGTCATGCTCGGAATACTGCGCCAAAGCATCGTTTATCCCCGTGCGCAGCGGATAGCATTCCTGCACGAAAAAGGGTACCGCGTTCTTGTTCCCGAAGATGTGCTGATACAATCGCTTGAGCCTGCTTTTGCGGGTATTCCCGATGACTATCCGGTTGAAATCAAAGATTCGATGCGCGAGGGGATCATCCGCGTACTCAAAGACTCCGATCATCTCTACATCCATCTGCTCCGCGCGTCTCCCCCGATGGTGGTCGCCAAACCAGGAGCGGCGCACCGTTCGTCATGGCCCGACGTCGTTTTCGCCACAGTTCTGGGTGCCTTGCTGGTGCTCTACTTTGCCATCGTGCGTACCCTTTTCCCCCTTACACGCCTCATCCGTTCCATCCGTAATTACGGTCTCAACGGTCAATACCAATCGATCGCTTCAAAAAGCCGGGATGAAATCGGCCTCATCAGTACGGCGCTCGATACCGCAATGCGTAAAAACCGTTCACTCATCGAAGCGCGGCAGCTCTTTTTGCGCAATATCATGCACGAACTTAAAACGCCGATTACCGTGGGCAAACTTGCCCTTCCGTTTCTGAAAAAAGGGGAAGAAAAATCGATTCTCGAAAGGGCGTTCGTCCGGATGGAGCAACTGATCCAGGAGGTTGTGCGGGTCGAGCAGATCACCTCCGGAGAACTCCGACCTGATCTTCGTTCCTGCGACCCCTCGCAGATCAGCGAACAGGCGTGTGCGTTGCTCTTTTTACGCGAAGAACAGAGGGTCGAAACCTGTTTTGACGGCACTCTCATTACCGCAGACTGCGATGCGTTCGTCAGCGTCTTCAAAAACCTCATCGACAACGGGCTTAAATACAGTCCCGACCACGCGATGCGGATCGAACAAGAGGGCGATGTACTGATCTTTTCAAACGTGGGGGACGTATGGGAATCCAACCGGACCCTCGCTTCATTGAGCGAGCCTTTTTTTCACAGCCGCTCCCATTCCGAAAGCTTCGGGCTGGGACTTTACATCGTCAAGTCGATTCTGGACGCTCACGGTTTTGAGATGAACCATCGCTATCGGGACGGCCGCCATCGGTTTGAGGTGCACTGTCATCACCCGCAGACGAGCGGTTGA
- a CDS encoding response regulator transcription factor codes for MLFALMIEDDPDITTLLVNFLKSYGIALTALPTPAEGLELLSRERFDFIILDLTLPQMDGLEVCRAIRTITDVPIIISSARSDIRDKVVALGYGADDYLPKPYEPRELIARIKSVLRRYRPQRVNEAKRFSLNRDEQSILFNGAPLSLTRAEYEILALFIDHPNQTLSRDFLSGHSASISQESSVRTVDVIISRLRQKIEQDPKTPRHIHSVRGSGYRFSG; via the coding sequence ATGCTGTTTGCCCTGATGATCGAAGACGATCCCGACATTACGACGCTTCTGGTCAATTTTCTCAAAAGCTACGGCATAGCCCTCACCGCCCTGCCTACTCCCGCCGAAGGGCTGGAACTCTTGTCCCGCGAACGGTTCGATTTTATCATTCTCGATCTCACCCTTCCCCAGATGGACGGGTTGGAAGTGTGCCGCGCAATTCGAACCATCACCGACGTGCCGATCATCATCTCCAGCGCCCGCAGCGACATCCGCGACAAAGTCGTAGCCCTGGGCTACGGTGCCGACGACTATCTTCCAAAGCCCTACGAACCCCGCGAACTCATCGCCCGGATCAAGAGCGTGCTACGGCGCTACCGTCCGCAGCGGGTAAACGAAGCCAAGCGCTTCTCCCTGAACCGGGACGAGCAGTCGATTCTCTTTAACGGCGCACCGCTTTCCCTGACCCGTGCCGAATACGAAATTCTCGCTCTGTTCATCGATCATCCAAACCAGACTCTCAGCCGCGATTTTCTCTCGGGACATTCGGCATCGATTTCGCAGGAGAGTTCCGTTCGCACGGTAGACGTCATTATCAGCCGTCTGCGGCAGAAAATCGAGCAAGACCCTAAGACGCCGCGGCATATCCACTCGGTACGCGGAAGCGGATACCGTTTTTCGGGTTAA
- the msrA gene encoding peptide-methionine (S)-S-oxide reductase MsrA, producing the protein MEKALLGGGCFWCIEAVYHRVRGVESAISGYAGGKRKNPSYEQVCTGATGHAEVVEVTFDPDIITYGEILEIFWAIHDPTTLNAQGADRGTQYRSVIYYYNEQQRQAALESIRKAQNDWNDPIVTELSPLSEFYPAEPYHQNYYDEHPTQGYCYAVIAPKIEKFMKKFAEKATR; encoded by the coding sequence ATGGAAAAAGCGTTATTGGGCGGAGGGTGTTTTTGGTGCATTGAAGCGGTTTACCACCGTGTGCGGGGAGTTGAGAGTGCTATCAGCGGATATGCGGGAGGGAAGCGGAAAAATCCAAGTTACGAGCAGGTCTGTACGGGGGCGACGGGGCATGCCGAAGTGGTCGAAGTGACGTTCGACCCCGACATCATCACGTACGGCGAAATACTCGAAATTTTCTGGGCGATCCACGATCCCACGACGCTGAACGCGCAAGGAGCCGACCGGGGGACACAATACCGCTCCGTCATCTATTATTACAATGAACAACAGCGTCAAGCTGCACTCGAGTCGATCCGAAAGGCCCAAAATGACTGGAACGATCCGATCGTCACCGAACTCTCCCCCCTAAGCGAATTTTATCCGGCGGAGCCGTATCACCAGAATTACTACGACGAACATCCGACACAGGGGTACTGCTATGCGGTAATCGCTCCGAAAATAG